A section of the Triticum dicoccoides isolate Atlit2015 ecotype Zavitan chromosome 7A, WEW_v2.0, whole genome shotgun sequence genome encodes:
- the LOC119333403 gene encoding uncharacterized protein LOC119333403 isoform X1, which produces MEPDLDMAALRKKLEDEVLGTWLWDRELDSILQEQQERDDEGDYEYYESDQEEEELHYGGSWGYGYTFYYEDGNPYYVADMEERWENQMRFPPTRSCAKRSRGIWEGSLQVEGPCQLDPTLLSAQSLLPLLPRWENRWVDKRENEPCRRAIQVFSLNLSSPHDATLEVYGMFAFRDVRNNQLRNYVFEYSRDKPCKLKPGSCKLQPLLNPLQGIYAVGLVLIEYRLLIKDEEGEDDKVLIDGYSVYAPSFYAEYERHHWHINTGHHGSVDLRMASIPKAVLAMLEFEVHHLGNNLFDSLTITAVYRTMQGGAFSVFNGKLSVCRLPPVTVCVDYTENLTIDLYTHNRHSGDDNCYPDGVVGDSKIPGYFHYDIDDIMSDTVWFEPQKSGSSTKHSSNLYGLVMSVKVTWSSLCEPCQ; this is translated from the exons ATGGAGCCGGATCTGGACATGGCGGCCCTGAGAAAGAAGCTAGAGGATGAGGTGCTCGGCACCTGGCTGTGGGACAGGGAGCTGGACTCCATCCTGCAGGAACAGCAAGAGCGAGACGACGAAGGCGATTACGAGTACTACGAATCAGACCAAGAAGAAGAGGAGCTCCACTATGGTGGTTCTTGGGGatacgggtataccttctactacgAGGACGGGAACCCTTATTACGTCGCCGACATGGAGGAGAGGTGGGAGAATCAGATGCGGTTTCCGCCGACCAGGTCCTGCGCCAAGAGATCAAGGGGGATCTGGGAGGGGTCTCTTCAGGTCGAGGGCCCGTGTCAGCTCGATCCAACACTGTTATCTGCTCAAAGCTTGC TGCCTCTATTGCCAAGATGGGAAAACCGTTGGGTCGACAAAAGGGAGAATGAACCTTGTCGACGGGCAATCCAAGTGTTTAGTTTGAATTTATCGTCTCCTCACGATGCCACCTTAGAGGTCTACGGCATGTTTGCATTCCGAGATGTACGAAACAACCAACTACGCAACTATGTCTTTGAATACTCTAGAGACAAACCATGTAAGCTTAAGCCG GGTTCTTGTAAGCTTCAACCTCTACTTAATCCACTTCAAGGCATCTACGCGGTTGGGCTTGTGCTAATTGAATATCGTTTGCTAATTAAAGATGAAGAAGGTGAAGATGATAAGGTGTTAATAGACGGATATTCGGTCTATGCTCCATCTTTCTATGCAGAATATGAAAGACACCATTGGCACATTAACACTGGCCACCACGGCAGCGTCGATCTAAGAATGGCTTCTATCCCAAAGGCCGTGTTGGCTATGTTGGAGTTTGAGGTGCATCATCTTGGGAACAATTTGTTTGATTCACTTACAATAACTGCGGTCTACCGTACCATGCAAGGGGGTGCTTTTTCAGTCTTCAATGGCAAGTTGAGTGTTTGCAGACTGCCACCGGTCACGgtttgtgtggattacaccgagaaTTTGACTATAGACTTATACACGCACAACCGTCACTCAGGTGATGATAATTGCTATCCTGATGGCGTTGTTGGTGATTCGAAAATTCCTGGATATTTTCACTACGACATTGACGATATTATGTCTGACACCGTGTGGTTTGAACCGCAGAAGAGTGGAAGCTCGACAAAACATTCAAGTAATTTGTACGGTCTTGTAATGTCAGTGAAGGTCACATGGTCTAGCTTGTGTGAACCATGTCAGTAA
- the LOC119333403 gene encoding uncharacterized protein LOC119333403 isoform X2, with protein MEPDLDMAALRKKLEDEVLGTWLWDRELDSILQEQQERDDEGDYEYYESDQEEEELHYGGSWGYGYTFYYEDGNPYYVADMEERWENQMRFPPTRSCAKRSRGIWEGSLQVEGPCQLDPTLLSAQSLLPLLPRWENRWVDKRENEPCRRAIQVFSLNLSSPHDATLEVYGMFAFRDVRNNQLRNYVFEYSRDKPWFL; from the exons ATGGAGCCGGATCTGGACATGGCGGCCCTGAGAAAGAAGCTAGAGGATGAGGTGCTCGGCACCTGGCTGTGGGACAGGGAGCTGGACTCCATCCTGCAGGAACAGCAAGAGCGAGACGACGAAGGCGATTACGAGTACTACGAATCAGACCAAGAAGAAGAGGAGCTCCACTATGGTGGTTCTTGGGGatacgggtataccttctactacgAGGACGGGAACCCTTATTACGTCGCCGACATGGAGGAGAGGTGGGAGAATCAGATGCGGTTTCCGCCGACCAGGTCCTGCGCCAAGAGATCAAGGGGGATCTGGGAGGGGTCTCTTCAGGTCGAGGGCCCGTGTCAGCTCGATCCAACACTGTTATCTGCTCAAAGCTTGC TGCCTCTATTGCCAAGATGGGAAAACCGTTGGGTCGACAAAAGGGAGAATGAACCTTGTCGACGGGCAATCCAAGTGTTTAGTTTGAATTTATCGTCTCCTCACGATGCCACCTTAGAGGTCTACGGCATGTTTGCATTCCGAGATGTACGAAACAACCAACTACGCAACTATGTCTTTGAATACTCTAGAGACAAACCAT GGTTCTTGTAA